The Danio rerio strain Tuebingen ecotype United States chromosome 20, GRCz12tu, whole genome shotgun sequence genome contains the following window.
AATTTAAAAGGTTGTGATTTGGTTTTCTGAACTCATAAACaatcttttgttttgaaaatgcagtTTCATCACAAGGGCTCAAAAGGAGATCTGCACTAACCCGACTGAGAAATGGGTTCAGAGACTGATGAAGATGGTGGACAATCAAAACATGAAGCAGATGACCGAGGCCGGCTCTGCGGATAGCCCCTAAGATGAGAACGCTCTTCTCTTTTCTGAATATTGCACTGAACCGTTTCTAAACTGTATTAAGCTTACTTTAATATACACCTGCACTATACTGTTACTCTGCTTTGAATAttgtatatctatatatttttgcAAAGTATATTCATGCTAGAAATGTAATCTAACTCTGTCTGTATTGTTGCATAATTATATGAAAATAAAGAACATGCAGAACATTTGGATTTTggtctgttttaatttttttttaataaaacgaaATGCAAATAAAGCATTAAAGTTTAATCacgaacactttacaataaggttgtgttTTCTTTATAATTAGTGCACTGATGAGACATTACCtaatgaacagtgcttttttaaatttatttcagttttttggtTTTTTAAATATCAATGTTAGTTTAGtgtattaaataatgttaacagtTTTAGTTTAATACTATATTAACAAATATTGAgttaactaatgtaaacaaataaactcatTTTGCAAAGTGTTTGCAATACTAACACCAACAGGACCATTGATAGAGCTAATAATGACCTTAATATTAACCTTTAATATCTAATTACGcataaatatttaatagttaattatgcacacacacatttacagtacATATACAACTTAGGCTGTTGAttttgccatctactctgcagatctcttgcacgcccccatactaaatgtaaccccaaaccatggtttctcaccaaacttgactgtttaccatgagaatattgggtccatgtgggttccaataggtcctctgcagtatttgtgatgattgggatgcagtttaacagattattcatcagaaaaatttaccttctgccacttccagatgatcgactagaagtcaaATGATtgtttttgctcttacaactttattattttttttatatttcccaaatgatgtttaacagcaaggaaattttcacagtatatctgataatatttttttcttctggagaaagtcttattttttaaattttttttttggcacacacacacacacatatacatatatatgcacacgcacacaaacacacataagagTTGGTTCCATGTTGGTTTGTCTTTATAGCAGAATTAAAAGGTCAGCTATGTGAAATGGGCATAGGGGAATATAATTGTAAAGGTATAATGGAAAGAATAAATGGAGGAATCATTTGTATTTGGTTCATAACTGAGGTTTAGGATTAGTTAGTTTAATTGTTCatgatttattgtaatttatataCACTCTAAGAattgctgggttatttaaacccaaagACTGGGTTAGGTTTGGTcctataaatttataaaaaaaataacctaTAAAAAATTCTATAATAGAATAGATTAATAGAATTTGGTTGAAATAACCCATCATTTTTAGTGTGTAGTAAATGCATGGAGCGTGTAACAAGaacatcttaaaataaagtgttaccgaaaataattaaaacatagtAACAATTAAACTATTCAGAAAGAGCAATTCTTAAACATTACTCAGTATAAATGCTCTTTTTACTATATCTGTGGTTAAATGGATCACAATCATGATTCCAAGTTATGATAAATCATCATTTATGTGGTAAGAACTCGGTGAGTAACTGCTGATATTAACTGTGTTCAGATCACACTGTGTGCAGATCTGTTAACCACAATAAACACTTTCAGAACAACCACGTTCCACCTTCACCAATTACCAGTGCTCACTGTTTCCTGCTCTCTGCACTGAGCCCCACACTCATGCTTTTTTTCCATCATGCATTTGCAGAAAGTGACTTCTCAAGCATTGCACTGCATTTAAGATGTAACCTGAAAAGGTGCTGAGTTGTATAAGTGGGTGCTCATCAATTTGAATTttccattaattattaattagagACAAATATGACAAACTCAAATTGATGTAATTATCTCTGCTTACATGTGTCAGTGACTTAATCAAGGTTGGCAGAATTGGGGAAGGGTACAACAGGAAGCTATAGGCCACATCACGGTTTTCCCCCTCATGTGTGTGATGTCACTTGTTCCTTATTAGACGGAACCTATAGGTTGTGGAAAGTACAGACTCGTCCCTTTATTAAGCGGACCGTATCAGTAAGGTGATCATCTTCAGCCGGTCAGCCATCGATAAAGCCAACAGCGCATCAACATCTGATCAACAAACGCAACCATGAGGCCGTCCTGCATCTCCATCGTCTGTCTGGTGCTCTTCGCTTTCTGCTCAGTTGATGGAAGTGATTGTAcgtatttttctgtattttttgctTTGACTAGACTAATTGACCGCATGTTTTGTGGTGCATTATCTTCTTTTTTAATGTAATCCATTCATATATTGATTAACATTTCATGAAACAGTTAAATGATTctcattttctttatttctgtattttttattgtaagcAAGCAATAGACTATTAACTCTTTTTCGTGAACATATATTTCATAGATAAATTTATATTAAGAATTGATGTATTTCTTCTCTACAGTGTCCCAGAGTCCCGATAAGtgctgcttttctttttctaatacAAGAATTCCAGTAAAGCAGGTTGAGAGTTATCATACGACGCATCTTCTCTGCAGTGGTAATGGTGTTATGTAAGTATTTTTTGACAGTTTCTCCACATTTAAAGGGTTGTGATTTGGTTTTGTGAAATTATGAACaatcttttgttttgaaaatgcagtTTCATCACAAAGGCTCAAAGGGAGATCTGCACTAACCCGACTGAGAAATGGGTTCAGAGACTGATGAAGTTGGTGGACAATCAAAACATGAAGCAGATGACCGAGGCCGGCTCTGGTGACAGCGCCTAAGATGGGAACAGTCCTCTCTTTACTGAATCGTTTCTCAACTGTATTTAAGCTTACTTTTATATGCACCTGCATTATACTGTTACTCTGCTTTGAACATtgtatatctatttatttatgcaaaGCATATTCATTCTAGAACTGTAATGTGAATCTGTCTGTATTGTTACATATCTATATGAAAATAAAGAACATGCAGTATATTTGGTTTTTGGTCTGTTTTTATAATATCAATTGcaaataaaagcattaaagttCAATCACTAACCCTTTACAATAATGTCATGTTAACATTAGTGCATTGACTAAACATTGCACTACAATGTGTGTttttacatcatttttttcagtttaaaattgtttaacaaagtaataaaaaatgcatatatttatttatttagaattttaacaAAAGTATAAGCTCTCCTGGGgggattttaaattattattatattaattattttaaattccttatatatatatatatatatatatatatatatatatatatatatatatatatatttttttttttttttttttttttttttttttctcaagtgaTGTTTATCCAAGCAGAAAGGTTTGCAGTATTTCCTACAAGGTTTCTCTgccaaaaaaaacacttttttgattttgaaacagctaatgtcaatattattaaccatcttaagaagttttttttttttttcattggctacagaacaaaccagacCCGAATTAACCATGGATTGAATCCCATTTAAAGTTGTGTAGTTTCTATCAGAGTCACGTAATGAACATGTTTGAGATCATCATTAGATCTTTACATTGTTTCAATAACCCTGTGCATGGTTCATTTTTTTTATGAAGAGCATTGATTTTTGTCTGAGATCTTTGACGATAGAAACTCTTACACAGTGTTATTAATAGAGGAACCCCTGTTTATTCACATCTCAAGACCTTCAGTTACAGTAGATTAAGGTCAGTTGGTGGTCAACTGATGTTTACAAATGTATCGTTTTTTTGTCATCCAGGCAATGTATTATATAATTCCacgtcactcacacacacacacacacacacacacacacacacacacacacacacacaattcaagCTAGGAAAAAACAAATGGAACAATAAAACAATTCTGATATTTTCATGTTGGTTAGATTTCTCAggcatgtttatatatttaagtaatatataCTTTGTGTAAATACATGGTCTACTCCAACAAtgtattaatttgtgttttagtagagttcacacaaaaattcacTGTTtgtgaaaacataaaaatataattcttgAAGACCAGTATCTTGtaaaatacctagtaaaatattgtcaaaatattataaaatagcttatagtttagttttttttttcaaatattttcaaaattgtttttgaaacagagcaaggaattttttacagtatttcctataaaatttttcttctggagaaagtcttatttttttttatttcagctagaataaaagcagtttttaaaatttttatagtcattattattagcccagTTAAGCAATATCAATTGTGATttgtaaagtgttatttattattttttggtattcaGGATCTTGCAATAACACCTTTTTTTCATTTAGGTGAGTGATTTTGGGCACTACTTTTCCCCACACATTAAATTCCCCAAATGCAAGCAAACCAATGAAAATGTGCAGCTATAATGACGAGTCAGCAATGTGGTAAagctttatttaattacattttttccttaaaaattTCCAGTTTCTTACCAAATTTCACCAACAAGCTTTATTTTCCTGGAAATTGTTATGCTCGcaaatcttttatatattttatatatttatataatactaatatatatatatatatatatatatatatatatatatatatatatatatatatatatatatatatatatatatatgtatatatatatatatatatattagtcctcctgtttatttatttccgtTTGTCTTCTGTTTATTCATTTctgttagatttttttaacacatttctaaacataatagttttattaactcatttctaatttatttttgtctttgccatgatgacagtacataacattttacaagatagtaattagacaagttattgtatattgatggctTGCTCtatactattgaaaaaatatatagcttaaaggggttaataattttgacctttaaagtggtgttaaaaaaaatgtaaaaactgcttttattctagctataTATAATGTTCAACAAATTCCTGAAGTTTGATATCTCTCTTCTTTTAGACCATGatttacactttattatcaaAACatacgtttttattttattgtttttattttattcttctaAAATTCACCATGCGGATAATCTTGTTGTTCATTTCTTTTGATTATTGGATTGTGTCtttttattcacaatttttgtaATCCAAATACAAATTTTCAATTTTGTCAAATCTCATTATTATCAAATTTCATGTCAAAgtctcattaataataataacaagtgtATTTGGATTTATATGATAACATTTCTCTCAGTAATAACAAtgtcatgttattattttttcccctctttctttttcatttcaaCATTTTGTGTACTTTATGCCCAAAATGAAAAGGGAATGTATAGAGACTTTAGAGCAAGATCAGAATATTTTCCAGAACTCCTAAAATTCATCTGAAAGCTCCACATTTACTGACTGAGAAAAGTCTTGCTTTAAAATAAGTTGGTTACATTCAAATGGATAATTACCTAAAATTATAAcccaaaa
Protein-coding sequences here:
- the ccl38a.5 gene encoding chemokine (C-C motif) ligand 38, duplicate 5 precursor, translated to MRPSCISIVCLVLFAFCSVDGSDLSQSPDKCCFSFSNTRIPVKQVESYHTTHLLCSGNGVIFITKAQREICTNPTEKWVQRLMKLVDNQNMKQMTEAGSGDSA